TGCTGACTTAGATGCAACAGCTCGGTGGTGTGAATACGCTGGATTTTTTCACTGATTTTGGCACGCCTACTGTATAAAAAGATCATTCTTTCCCGTGCAAAAATCATGTGACTAATTACATAACCCAGCAAACAACTTCCCACCAGAATCCGGCCAAACACCAGCGGATTAAACACCACCGCCATGCTGAGCAGCAGCAGGATCGTAGTGAGCGCTGCCATTAAGCCGGTGATCAGCATCTGCACAGGTTTAATCCCGGTCAAGATATAGCCCAGAATATAAATGATCGTCATGATCGCCATTGACTGATGTTGTAAGCTCTCGGCCTGCATAGACATGTTGATATAAGAAATAGACACCAGCAACCAGAACACCAATATCATTGAGGCTTGCGAAAAAAAGCGTTTCAGTTTGGGGAGCGACGCGGCCAGATAGAAGAGTACCAGAGAGATTGCACCATTTAGCAAGCCTAACAGGCAGAGTATGAAATCATGCAAGAAATACTGGGGATCAGCAATCCAGTAATCGGTGGGAATCATGATCAGCAAAAAAATGAAATAGCTCAACACGCCTCCCCAGACGTATTTTTCCACATGCTTGCGTGCACGTTCCAAATGTTTGCTGCAAAACTCCTGCTCCAGACTTTTCGGAAATATTGAGCCGATACGCTGACTTTGGCTTGCAATAAGCTGTTCTATTTTTTCTTTGTCGTTCTGCAATTTTGCAAGATTGTACTTGTAGTCCATTGCCAAGTATTTATGTAATTTTTTTATTAATTACAAAATAACATACTTTTATAAATTAATTTATAGTGCTCATTTATTTTATATCCCTTTCTCGTTACCATTTTTGCTATAGATGGATTATCATTTGTTTTATTTCTCCGATTGAATTCACCTTGGATACGATTACGATTCTTCAGCCAGACGACTGGCATGCTCATCTGCGTGATGGTTTAGCACTACAACGCACCGTTCCTGATTTGGCCAAACAGTTTTCCCGTGCGATCTGTATGCCGAATCTTGTTCCCCCGGTTAAAACGGTGGAAGAAGCCCTCAGCTACCGTGAACGCATTATGGCGCACGTACCGGAAGGCTGTGATTTTGATCCCCGTATGGTGCTGTATTTCACTGACAATACTTTGCCAAGCGAAGTCCAAAAGATTAAAAACTCTGCCTATGTCAATGCCATCAAGCTCTACCCTGCCGGTGCAACCACCAACTCGGATAGCGGCGTGAGTGACATCAGCAAAGTCTATGCCGTCATTGAACAACTGGAAGAGCACCAGGTGCCATTACTTCTACATGGTGAAGTCACCCAGCATCATGTGGATATTTTTGACCGTGAAAAACGTTTTCTGGACGAGGTTCTGGCACCTTTGCTAAGACAGTTTCCGAAACTGAAACTGGTCCTTGAGCATATCACCACCAGTGAAGCGGCGAACTTTGTACTGGAACAGGATCGCAATGTAGCGGCCACCATTACTCCACAGCATCTGTTGTTTAACCGCAATGATATGCTGGTCGGGGGGGTGAAACCGCACTTCTACTGTTTGCCAATTTTAAAACGTCAAACGCATCAGCAGACTCTGCTGGAAGTGGCCACTAGTGGTAACCCTAAATTCTTCCTGGGTACGGACAGTGCGCCGCACTCCAAGAATGCCAAAGAAAATGCTTGTGGCTGTGCGGGTTGCTATAGCGCACCGACGGCAATCGAGCTGTATGCCCAAGCATTTGATCAGGTTGGTAAGATTGAACGTCTGGAAGGCTTTGCCAGCCACTTTGGAGCAGATTTCTACGGTCTGCCACGCAATACCAATACGATTACACTGGTCAAAGAAGACCAGGTGATTCCTGAAAGTCTAGACTACTTGGATGGTGAACAGATTATTCCGCTTTATGCCGGGAAGACCATCCAATGGAGAAAAATGTGACAATTGAAACTCTTCCAGTCATTGGTCAGCGTTTCCGTGGATTTTTACCTGTTGTTGTCGATGTTGAAACAGCAGGTTTTAATGCACAGACTGATGCCCTGTTAGAAATCGCAGCCATTCCGATTGTATATAATGAAGATGGCCAGTTTATGCCAGGTGAAGCTTTTCATGCCCATATCAATCCTTTTGAAGGCGCCAACCTAGATCGCCGCTCTCTGGAGTTTATTGGAATTGATCCCTCCAATCCCATGCGGATCGCCATGGCTGAAGATGAAAAAACTGCATTAAAGCGTATTTTCAAATCAGTCAATGAGGTACGTCGTCAGCAAAACTGCACCCATGCAGTTTTGGTCGGACACAATGCGCATTTTGACTTAGGCTTTGTACAGGCCGCGATTGCCCGTACCGGAACCAAAAACCAGAACCCGTTTCACAGTTTTTCTGTCTTTGATACTGTGACCTTAAGCGCGGTAATGTTCGGTCAGACCGTCCTGGCAAAATCCTGTATTCAGGCTGGAATTGAGTTTGATGGCAAAGAAGCCCATTCTGCATTATACGATACGCAAAAGACGGCTGAACTGTTTTGCTATATTTTAAACAAACTCGCACCTCACCTGCTTGACACTTGGGTGGCGGATCAATAAGATACCGCCATCTTCTAAACGTCCCTATCGTCTAGAGGCCTAGGACATCGCCCTTTCACGGCGGTAACCGGGGTTCGAATCCCCGTAGGGACGCCATCTTCTGTTTTCAAAATCATGGTTGCACTTTATCTGAGAAGCCCAGCTGTACTCGTACCTGCTTAACTGCCTTTTTGAGTCTGCTTCAGCTATAATTCATCCAGTTCCCTATTTTATATTGTCGTCATGTTAAAAAAGATCTTACTGGTTCTGATAATTCTGGCTCCTTCGGCTTTGTACCTGTACATGGTCTCCGGTGATGATACTGCAACAACCCAGTCAGAGCCGACTCCTTCTTCCACTAAACCGGCAGAACAACCGCGCTATTCGACTCCAGACCACTAAAATGAGTGGTCTTTTTACCTATTTCTTAAATAAAAGCAATTAATTTATAAAAAATTCCAATTTATGTGAAATTTCATTCAATTAAAACTAGAATAGTCTTTTTCAAGTACATTTCCCAATTCATTTATGCAACCTGCTTCTCCTCCTTCACAGCAGTCCCCTGTTGATGAGGGACATACCCCTTCTTTAAAACGTGCCATGGGCACCCGTCATCTGATTATGCTTTCCCTTGGGGGGGCCATTGGCACCGGCCTGTTCATGGGCTCAGGTGAAGTCATCTCTCAGGCAGGTCCTTTAGGGGCAGTGCTGGCTTATATTGTCGGGGGCCTGATTGCCTATATGGTCATGCTATGCCTGGGTGAGCTGGCTGTACATTTGCCAGTATCCGGTTCATTCGGTGCTTTTGCTACAAATTATATTGGTCCGGGTACAGGCTATATGGTGTCCTGGATGTACTGGCTCGGCTGGTCTGCAACTCTCGGGACTGAATTTACCGCTGCTGCCATTCTTATGCAGGAATGGTTCCCTCAGACGTCTATCTGGTTATGGACGCTGATCTTTGCTGCTGGCGTGCTGCTCTCCAACCTCAGCTCAACCCGTACTTTTGCAGAGTCTGAATTCTGGCTGTCGCTGGTGAAAGTGGCTACCGTCCTGATCTTCATTATTCTGGGCTTTGGCTGTATCTTTGGTTTTATTCCTTTTCAGGGCTATGAATTTGCCCCCCTCTTCGGCAATCTGACCGAACATGGCTGGCTACCCAATGGCTTGATTCCACTGTTTACCACCCTGCTCATCGTGAACTTCGCCTTTAACGGCACAGAAATGATCGGGATTGCCGCCGGTGAAACAGAAAATCCTGAGAAAAATGTGCCAAAGGCCATTCATGCAGCGGTCTGGCGCCTGATCATTTTCTTTGTCGGCACCATTATCGTCATCAGTTCTTTACTGACCTACACTGACGCTGGTTTACAGGTGGGCGGAGATGGGGGCTTGAGTAGCAGTCCTTTCGTCTCGGTATTTACCCAGATGGGGATTCCATATGCTGAGGACTTTATCCGCTTTGTGATCATTACCGCACTGTTATCTACAGCCAACTCTGGCCTTTATGCCGCTTCGCGCATGATGTGGGCGCTGTCTTCACAAAATCAGCTGCCCCGGGTATTTGCCAAGGTCAGCAAGTCTGGCGTGCCTTATATTGCGGTTTGGGTGACCATGATTGGCGGCTTACCGGGCTTATTGTCTGAACAGTTCGAAGCCGATGTCATCTTTAAAAACCTGCTCGGTGTAGCGGCCTTTACCATGGTAATTGTATGGATGAGTATCTGCTGGAGCCAGTTTAATTTCCGTCGTCAGTGGCTTAAACAGGGCCGCAGTGTATCCGAGCTTAAATTCCGTACCCCGTGGTTCCCGCTGGTACCGATTCTCGGCTTTATTGCCTGTACTGCGACCGGCCTGAGTATGGCAGCAGATCCTGAAATGCTGTCGGGCTTTATCGGCTGTCTGTTATTTATGGCTGCCTGCTATGCCAGCTATTACTGGCTATATCATCCAAAACCTTAGGTTCTACACTAAAAATTCTTAGCATTGCTGCAATAAGCCCAATTTTTATTGGGTTTATGCGAGGGCCTGTTGACCCTTCATGGATGTTTGCGACCACGCAATCCATTTATGAAATATCAACAGACCCTCTATTCAGAGTTAAAAATCACCTGAACTCTCCTATTCCAATAAAATAATCTTATGTTTTGCTTATTGTTTAAACTATTAAATAAGTTTTCATAAAAAGCCTTTTGACAAATTTAAGCTGAGTCCTTAATATACGCATCACCTCGCAACGTCCCTATCGTCTAGAGGCCTAGGACATCGCCCTTTCACGGCGGTAACCGGGGTTCGAATCCCCGTAGGGACGCCATCTATTGATCACATCTGATCAAGCCTTAGACACAATCCATATTAATACATTGCAGATTTGTAGTTTTTCACTACAATAACCCGCTTTACTTCTCTGGTTTTTTTGACTCCTATGCATTCATCTCCGAATGATGCTACGCATCAGGGCAATTCTGCGCCTTTAAAACGCGCTATGAGTACTCGACATCTGGTCATGATTTCGCTTGGCGGCGCAATTGGAACAGGCCTGTTTTTAGGTTCGGGTGAAGTCATTGCACAAACGGGGCCAATAGGTGCCATTCTTGCTTATTTCCTCGGCGGGATCATCGCTTATATGGTGATGCTCTGTCTGGGTGAGCTTGCAGTTCATATGCCTGATTCAGGTTCTTTTGGCGCCTATGCCAAACGCTATATTGGACCAGGAACAGGCTATACCATTACCTGGCTCTACTGGCTGACCTGGTCGGTGACCCTGGGAACTGAATTTACCGCTGCCGCCTTGCTGATGCAGGAATGGCTTCCGGACAGTTCCATGTGGATGTGGACGCTGGTCTTTGGCGCGCTGGTCTTCACGCTGAATATGATTTCGACCCGCTGGTTTGCCGAATCCGAATTCTGGCTGGCGCTGGTAAAAGTCGTCACCGTCATTGCCTTTATCCTGCTCGGTTTATTGGCCATTTTCGGGGTTCTGGATTATCAAGGCCAAGAAACAGCACCGCTGTTCAGTAACCTGACCGCCCAAGGCTGGTTCCCTGAGGGACTGTTCCCGATTTTCACCACCATGCTGATTGTGAACTTTGCTTTCTCGGGCACCGAACTGATTGGGGTCGCAGCAGGTGAAACCAAAGACCCGGCCAAGAACGTGCCAAAAGCCATCAATACCGCAATTTTCCGCCTGCTGATTTTCTTTGTGGGTACGATTGTGGTGGTAACTTCACTTCTGCCCCATCAAGAAGCAGGACTGGCCGTTGAAGGCGTGAGTAACAGTCCGTTTGTAACCGTATTCCAGCATATCGGTATTCCCTATGCAGAAGATATTATTCGCTTTGTTATTATCACCGCACTATTGTCGGCAGCCAACTCTGGCCTATTTGCCGCGTCGCGCATGATGTGGTCACTGTCCTATAGCAAACAGTTGCCCGCTGTCTTTTCACGCGTGAATGCCAAAGGAATTCCTTATATCGCAGTCATTGTGACAATGATTGGCGCAATGCCGGGCCTATTGTCAGAACAGTTTGCACCGGAAACTATTTTTACCAACTTGTTGGGTATCGCAGCATTTACCATGGTCGTGGTCTGGATGAGTATCTGCTTGAGCCAGTTCAATTTCCGCCGCCAATGGTATAAGGATGGTCATAGTGTCAAAGAACTGGGCTTTGCAGCTCCACTGTTCCCGATTGTACCGATTTTAGGCTTCCTGTTCTGCCTGATCACCTGTATCAGCATGGTCTTTGATCCGAGCATGCGCATCAGTTTCTTTGGCTGTCTGCTGTTTATTGCAGTGTGTTATGCCAGCTACTATGCCTTCTATCACAAAAAAGTGTAGGGCTTAAAGCCAACAAAAGAGCAGCTTTCGCTGCTCTTTTTTTATCTATACTGTAAATAGATATGGAGCCACCCGAATGAGGCACCGATGAAAATTATTTATATTCATGGAATAAACAAACAGCAGTTTACATCTGCCTCATTACGTCAACATTGGCTACATATTTTTAAAAAAGGTCTTCGGAAAAACCATCAACTGGCCTGCTTTTCTCATTTAAAACGCCATATTCGCATCGCTTTTTATGGCGACTTACTGTTAAAGCATCATCTGCACAATGTTCTCAATGCCAGCACTCTTATGCCTCAGGACTGGCCACACTTCCCGTTTCATCATCCCATCAACATTCCGCCAGAGCACTCCCTCCCTCCGCATAAAGTTGAGACTTGTGAAATTCCAGAGTTAAATGTAGAAGATGCTGTGGGTTTTAACCAGAAATTAAAATTTATTACTACTTTAAGTAAAAATACAGCCTTACGTGATTTTGTTGTATTGCTAAATTATTTTCCCGGCTTACATGGCACTCTGATCAAGAAATTTCTGATTGAAATCTATCTTTATCTGGCCAATCCTGATTTTATGCAGCAAGTTCACCAGCGTATTGCCCAGCAACTTTATGGTCAGCAGCCCTGTATTGTAATTGCCCATTCGCTGGGCAGTGTCATTGCCTATAATTATCTGGTTCATCATCCAGAACTGAATATCCAGCGCTTTATTACGCTCGGATCGCCGTTGGCTTTTAGGGTAATACAGACTCATCTGCCTCAGCCCGTGGTCCGGCCTGCTGCCATTTGTGGTGACTGGATCAACTTTTATTCACATGATGATTTTTTGACAACGTTTCCCCTGACAGAAGCCCCTTTTTTATTTGAACCTGCCATTATTAATCATGAAATACGCACCTCCCCCGAACATCCGCATGATATTGATGGTTATATCCAGCATCCAGATGTGGTAGCAGCCATCCTGCACATGCTTAAAAAATCGTCTTAAATTCTGTATTTTTCAAGCATTTCCCCCATATTGTTTTAAAATTATGCGCTCAGCAGAAAAAACAGGAAAAATTCTGGAAAAGCGTTTGACACCTCCTAATTTTCACCCTACTATACGCCCACCTCTGAAACGTCCCTATCGTCTAGAGGCCTAGGACATCGCCCTTTCACGGCGGTAACCGGGGTTCGAATCCCCGTAGGGACGCCAATTTTCAGAAGTATTATTTTATTAAGTCCCTATCGTCTAGAGGCCTAGGACATCGCCCTTTCACGGCGGCAACCGGGGTTCGAATCCCCGTAGGGACGCCATCCTTTAAATCAAAAGGTATGGTAGATTAAAATATTACTTCTCATTTGTCCCTATCGTCTAGAGGCCTAGGACATCGCCCTTTCACGGCGGTAACCGGGGTTCGAATCCCCGTAGGGACGCCATATTCGAGATCATTCTTTTAAAAGAAGTGTTCTCACAAAAAAGCCCAAGCATGATGACTTGGGCTTTTTTATTACCTAGACATTCAATTCCATTTTTTATCTTTTGATCAATTTCATGGGACCGCAATTTTCTTTTTTGATAAATAATTCATTCAAAAATTTCATTCTTTTACATTTATCTTCATCTCGTTATCGATTCATTTTCATTTACAGCAATCACACTATAAATATGAACAAAAAATCAACACCGAGCATATCAGCATGCCGTTAAGGTAGAAAGCATACTATATCTGCAAGGATCAGATTATGTTCGTCAGTACAAAGTCAAGTTCGTCTGAATCATCTATTAAAAACCATAACCATCAATTTAAAAATTTTAAAGATTGGGTCAACTTCTTTCAGGATCAACAGATTTCAACGGCGGTCAAGACCGAACAGGCGGAGCACTATTTAAGCGATTTAATCCAGCAAGTTGATGTGGTGGGAATGAAATGGCTGGATCAGCCAGCTTATGTAGAACAGCATTTTCTGGAACAGCACCATCAAACTTGTGCGCTTTTCCAGTCATATCTAGAACGGCGCAAACAGCAGCAAGGACGGGAATATTTTCCCACTGTGGCCCATGCCTTTGAGTTTTTAGCCAAAGTGGCTCCGGTGAAACTGGTAGATGGTTCGTGGTTGTATTCGAGTGTACAAAACTGGAATCGTCTGGAAAATAAAGACCTGATTTACATCTATCTGGAAGAACTCGGCATGGGGCATACTCGCGCCAATCATGTCACCATGTATCAGGAGCTGCTCAACCATTATGAGTTAAACAGTTATGCCGAGCAGCTGGATGTCAGCTATTATGAACAGGCGGCAGTACAACTGGCGCTGGCCTATGCTCCTCCAGAATATCTGCCCTTAGTGATTGGATTTAATCTTGGCTATGAACAGTTGCCCTTACATCTCTTGATCACCAATTACGAGCTGGCTGAACTGGCTATCGACCCGCATTACTTCAATGTGCATATCACCATTGATAATGCGCACAATGGTCATGCCCACAAATCGTTACAAGCCTATTTAGATCACTATGCTCTCGCGGAAGATCCTGCACAGTATCTGGATCTGATCAAAAAAGGTTATGTACTGAATGATATTGGTAAAAGTTCTACCGAGATCATCACGCAACTAAATCCTGAACAACTGGCCTTGAAAGTATTCCAAAATAAGGCTCTGATCGGACAATATATCCATAACCAGAAGTGCCAGTTTAGCGGCAAAAATATCAATGAATGGCTATCTGACCCGGCGCAGATTGCCGACTTCCTGAAAGTCATGCTTGAAAAAGGTTGGATTGTAAAAGATGCAGCAGTAGAACAGAGCCGTTTCTGGAAAATCATTGATGATCCGGACGGCAAAATGTTTGGCGTATTTAATGCCACTGAAAAGCAGATTATTAAAGACTGGATTCAGGGAGCGACATTGGCTGCCCGCCTGTCTACAGGTAGCAAATCTCAGCTAAATCATCAGACGGAATCAGTATTAAACCGTATCGATCAGCAACAGATTCATCAGCTGAAAAACCGTTTGAATCGCTGTGCCGCTGCCGAGCAGAAGATTGATTTATTGATTCCTTATGTGGCGCCACATATGCACCATCAGGAAGTCGGT
The nucleotide sequence above comes from Acinetobacter sp. 10FS3-1. Encoded proteins:
- a CDS encoding GGDEF domain-containing protein — its product is MDYKYNLAKLQNDKEKIEQLIASQSQRIGSIFPKSLEQEFCSKHLERARKHVEKYVWGGVLSYFIFLLIMIPTDYWIADPQYFLHDFILCLLGLLNGAISLVLFYLAASLPKLKRFFSQASMILVFWLLVSISYINMSMQAESLQHQSMAIMTIIYILGYILTGIKPVQMLITGLMAALTTILLLLSMAVVFNPLVFGRILVGSCLLGYVISHMIFARERMIFLYSRRAKISEKIQRIHTTELLHLSQHDELTKISNRRTLDETLDVFFRQAQCNESALAILFIDVDFFKNYNDYYGHQKGDDVISSIALTIKNAIRHMDFVARYGGEEFVVLLPETDAHGAYAVASNILKAIDRLRIPHEKSHISDQITISLGITVYRSEENLDKDSLLQIADQALYRAKQLGRNQIYYQSIRSVNAGMVNS
- the pyrC gene encoding dihydroorotase, whose protein sequence is MDTITILQPDDWHAHLRDGLALQRTVPDLAKQFSRAICMPNLVPPVKTVEEALSYRERIMAHVPEGCDFDPRMVLYFTDNTLPSEVQKIKNSAYVNAIKLYPAGATTNSDSGVSDISKVYAVIEQLEEHQVPLLLHGEVTQHHVDIFDREKRFLDEVLAPLLRQFPKLKLVLEHITTSEAANFVLEQDRNVAATITPQHLLFNRNDMLVGGVKPHFYCLPILKRQTHQQTLLEVATSGNPKFFLGTDSAPHSKNAKENACGCAGCYSAPTAIELYAQAFDQVGKIERLEGFASHFGADFYGLPRNTNTITLVKEDQVIPESLDYLDGEQIIPLYAGKTIQWRKM
- the rnt gene encoding ribonuclease T, with product MEKNVTIETLPVIGQRFRGFLPVVVDVETAGFNAQTDALLEIAAIPIVYNEDGQFMPGEAFHAHINPFEGANLDRRSLEFIGIDPSNPMRIAMAEDEKTALKRIFKSVNEVRRQQNCTHAVLVGHNAHFDLGFVQAAIARTGTKNQNPFHSFSVFDTVTLSAVMFGQTVLAKSCIQAGIEFDGKEAHSALYDTQKTAELFCYILNKLAPHLLDTWVADQ
- a CDS encoding amino acid permease; the protein is MQPASPPSQQSPVDEGHTPSLKRAMGTRHLIMLSLGGAIGTGLFMGSGEVISQAGPLGAVLAYIVGGLIAYMVMLCLGELAVHLPVSGSFGAFATNYIGPGTGYMVSWMYWLGWSATLGTEFTAAAILMQEWFPQTSIWLWTLIFAAGVLLSNLSSTRTFAESEFWLSLVKVATVLIFIILGFGCIFGFIPFQGYEFAPLFGNLTEHGWLPNGLIPLFTTLLIVNFAFNGTEMIGIAAGETENPEKNVPKAIHAAVWRLIIFFVGTIIVISSLLTYTDAGLQVGGDGGLSSSPFVSVFTQMGIPYAEDFIRFVIITALLSTANSGLYAASRMMWALSSQNQLPRVFAKVSKSGVPYIAVWVTMIGGLPGLLSEQFEADVIFKNLLGVAAFTMVIVWMSICWSQFNFRRQWLKQGRSVSELKFRTPWFPLVPILGFIACTATGLSMAADPEMLSGFIGCLLFMAACYASYYWLYHPKP
- a CDS encoding amino acid permease, which encodes MHSSPNDATHQGNSAPLKRAMSTRHLVMISLGGAIGTGLFLGSGEVIAQTGPIGAILAYFLGGIIAYMVMLCLGELAVHMPDSGSFGAYAKRYIGPGTGYTITWLYWLTWSVTLGTEFTAAALLMQEWLPDSSMWMWTLVFGALVFTLNMISTRWFAESEFWLALVKVVTVIAFILLGLLAIFGVLDYQGQETAPLFSNLTAQGWFPEGLFPIFTTMLIVNFAFSGTELIGVAAGETKDPAKNVPKAINTAIFRLLIFFVGTIVVVTSLLPHQEAGLAVEGVSNSPFVTVFQHIGIPYAEDIIRFVIITALLSAANSGLFAASRMMWSLSYSKQLPAVFSRVNAKGIPYIAVIVTMIGAMPGLLSEQFAPETIFTNLLGIAAFTMVVVWMSICLSQFNFRRQWYKDGHSVKELGFAAPLFPIVPILGFLFCLITCISMVFDPSMRISFFGCLLFIAVCYASYYAFYHKKV
- a CDS encoding alpha/beta fold hydrolase produces the protein MKIIYIHGINKQQFTSASLRQHWLHIFKKGLRKNHQLACFSHLKRHIRIAFYGDLLLKHHLHNVLNASTLMPQDWPHFPFHHPINIPPEHSLPPHKVETCEIPELNVEDAVGFNQKLKFITTLSKNTALRDFVVLLNYFPGLHGTLIKKFLIEIYLYLANPDFMQQVHQRIAQQLYGQQPCIVIAHSLGSVIAYNYLVHHPELNIQRFITLGSPLAFRVIQTHLPQPVVRPAAICGDWINFYSHDDFLTTFPLTEAPFLFEPAIINHEIRTSPEHPHDIDGYIQHPDVVAAILHMLKKSS
- a CDS encoding iron-containing redox enzyme family protein, producing the protein MFVSTKSSSSESSIKNHNHQFKNFKDWVNFFQDQQISTAVKTEQAEHYLSDLIQQVDVVGMKWLDQPAYVEQHFLEQHHQTCALFQSYLERRKQQQGREYFPTVAHAFEFLAKVAPVKLVDGSWLYSSVQNWNRLENKDLIYIYLEELGMGHTRANHVTMYQELLNHYELNSYAEQLDVSYYEQAAVQLALAYAPPEYLPLVIGFNLGYEQLPLHLLITNYELAELAIDPHYFNVHITIDNAHNGHAHKSLQAYLDHYALAEDPAQYLDLIKKGYVLNDIGKSSTEIITQLNPEQLALKVFQNKALIGQYIHNQKCQFSGKNINEWLSDPAQIADFLKVMLEKGWIVKDAAVEQSRFWKIIDDPDGKMFGVFNATEKQIIKDWIQGATLAARLSTGSKSQLNHQTESVLNRIDQQQIHQLKNRLNRCAAAEQKIDLLIPYVAPHMHHQEVGLWATRQLCQLLFPFQTQAMTYC